The region AGATGTCAGACAGTACCGGTTCTGTGGCGCCTGGGTACTGTGCGCTGATGCGCTCCAGTTGTAGCAAGGCCATCGCAATGAACTCCCGAATCAGTGAGTGATGAACTTGGCGCTGATGTAAGGCGCGTAGTCCGGCAGCACGGCGTCGACCTTGCCTTGTTCCTTGAGGAACGCGGCGGTATCGGTCACCGCTTTGGTGGTCGGTGCGCCCAGCAGCGTCACCTGGTCAGCGGCCAGCGGGTAAACGTTGCCTTGCAGCAGCAGCGGGATATCGCTGGCCTTGGCGCCGGAGAGCTTCACCAGTTTGTCGACGTTGCCTGTGTCGGCGAGCCAGGCTTGTGGGTCTTTGCGATACGCGGCGTAGGCATCCAACGTGACTTTGGCGAAGGCGCTGACGATTTCCGGGTGTTTCTCGGCGAAGTCTTTACGCACGATCCACGCATCGAAGGTCGGCGCGCCGAACTTGGCCAATTCGCCGGAGGTGATCAGCACCTTGCCGTTTTCCTTGGCCACGCCCAGGGCGGGGTCCCAAACGTAGGTCGCGTCGATATCACCGCGCTTCCAGGCGGCGATGATCGCCGGTGGCGCGAGGTTGAGGATCGTGACTTTCGACGGGTCGATGTTCCAGTGCTTCAGCGCGGCCAACAGGCTGTAGTGGCCGGTGGATACGAACGGCACGGCGATTTTTTTGCCGACCAGGTCCTGCGGGCTGTTGATCCCCGAACCATTGCGCGCCACCAGGGCTTCGGCGCCGCCGATCTGGGTGGCCACGAGGAAGGTTTCCACCGGTACTTTGCGGGTGACGGCAGCGGTCAGCGGGCTGGAACCGAGGTAGCCGATCTGCACGTCGCCGGAGGCGATGGCGGCGATGATGTCGGCGCCATTGTCGAATTTGCGCCAGTCGATCTTGGCATGGGTGGCTTTTTCATACGCGCCGTCGGCCTGGGCAACTTTGGCCGGGTCCACGGTGGTCTGGTAAGCGATGGTCACATCCGCCGCCTGTGCAAACAGGCTGGCACCGGCCAGGGACAACGCCGCCAGGAGGCGGAGAGGGAAATGCAGTTTCAAGGGGAAGCTCCTCAATCAGGCGGCCGAGGGTCGGCGAGTGAGGAGACTAAATGATCTAAGAATCCGAAAATAAATAACATTTTCGAATTAGCTTATGAGGAGAAAGGTGAAAGACGCTCTTCAGTCAAAAGCGGGCAAATGCGGGAGGGGGCTTGCTCCCGATGGCGGTAGGCCAGTCAATGATAGATGACTGATAATCCGCTATCGGGAGCAAGCCCCCTCCCACATAAAGCCCATTCCCATGAGGGATTGAGCTCGGCTTTTTAGTTGCTGATCGCCAGGATGCTCGCCTGGTACGACCCGACAAACACATCAAAGTCGCCCACTTCGTTCTGCTCCAGTTCCGCCTGTTGCGCCAGCGACGTGCGCGCCAGTTCCTCAAAACGTGCCTGCTCTGCAGCCGGCAACGGCTCTTTACGGAAGTACGCGGCATGCACCTCGCTTTGGTGCAGGGAGAACTGCGCAAAACTCTCTTTGCGCTCGGCCATCGCCGCCAGCACCTGGGCCGATGGCGTCAGAGAAGGGTCTTTGACCTTCGCCAACTGAGCGTCCAGTGCCTGGCTGTGTTCCTGGATACCGTGGCTTTCGTCAAGCAACGCGGCCAACGGCGCAATCTGC is a window of Pseudomonas antarctica DNA encoding:
- the tauA gene encoding taurine ABC transporter substrate-binding protein encodes the protein MKLHFPLRLLAALSLAGASLFAQAADVTIAYQTTVDPAKVAQADGAYEKATHAKIDWRKFDNGADIIAAIASGDVQIGYLGSSPLTAAVTRKVPVETFLVATQIGGAEALVARNGSGINSPQDLVGKKIAVPFVSTGHYSLLAALKHWNIDPSKVTILNLAPPAIIAAWKRGDIDATYVWDPALGVAKENGKVLITSGELAKFGAPTFDAWIVRKDFAEKHPEIVSAFAKVTLDAYAAYRKDPQAWLADTGNVDKLVKLSGAKASDIPLLLQGNVYPLAADQVTLLGAPTTKAVTDTAAFLKEQGKVDAVLPDYAPYISAKFITH